TAGATATATTGTCCGGTCAACCAATTCAAAACCAGAATAAAGCAGGTTTACAGAAACATGAACTCAGAGAAACTCAGGCTACTTTTTACTCACTTATTCCTCTTGATCCAATAACCCAAATGGTTGAATAGTTTTATTCGGACTTATCCCCCCATGTTGACATGAACTTTTCAATTATCTAGATTTATTCATCCGAACAACCAATTCAGCACCAGAATAAAGCATGTCAAAGGAAGTAAAGTTAGGAAAAGCTGACACACAACCTTCTAATTGTGACCGCTGAATATAATCATTAAACTGAAAGCCCAGATAAATTGAGCGCGTAAGATAATATGCAGATAATGGAGAACTGTAAGACCAAATTACTTGAGATGCCTATGTCCATAAGAAATATTGGAACCAACCATCAATAGCAATTGAATTCACTTAATGCTCTTGACCCACTAACCCAAATGTTGAATAGTATTACTCAGACTCGATACTGTTTAACCAAAATGGCTGAATAGTGTTACTCAGACTTATCCCTCAATCTTGACCTGAACTTATTCCACTTATCCCAATAACAAAGTTAAAAATATGCAGAAACCAAACAGCACCTTAAGGAAGCAAATTTCTATGTATCAGATTTAAAAAGGGGCAAACCCACCTAGTACCCCTTCACATATTCCAAGATTTCCATTAAATCGTTGATTGTGACACTAAATCTTCCCTAAAGAAGTCCAATCTACTCATCGCACATAAAGTTGGATAGAATGCTTAAGACACTTAGAACATTCTAGATTGAATTATCCAAATCACATCAGGAAAATGCAGTCCTAAAAAAAACTCGATAATGACTCACTTTATTTCCATATCACCATTCTCCAGTGCCCTCAGCTAGAAGGTGATTGGGCACAAAATTGCCAGGACTAcctttattcctttttttttttgtaaatgatCATTAGAATTTAGAATACTTCAATTTAACTAGTGTAGAATTGGATGCATTCCTATCATTTACAAAGCTGCAGTAGATACATTTTGTTGGGTCATTATGGATCAAGTAAAATCAAAGTGCTGGCAGTATACAATACAGGACAGCAACATACTTGCAGGTCATACTGGGTTTGTGCCAAGTCCAAGTCTGCCTATATAGAAAGCTGACCTGGCCTGACCCAACCACAATTTAAATTTTAACCCATGAAAGGAATGTGACAAGATGCAGTCACACACACAGACACATTTCTCTACCTCTTAATATTGTGATTATATTGAATAGAAAGTAAGCTTGTCTAGTCACTAGTCTTTTTTCCTCCATTCCCAACCTTAAGCTATAATTAATACAAGCCTTTTTAGTATCATTTTGATAAGAACAATAAAGTCTAATTTATGTACCCAATCTACATAGATCTACATCTTGTGATCTAGAAAGGCCCATATCTTTGAACTTTTTTTCTTGAAACTTCTGATAACCTCAGATCCTGTTTCTAAGGCATGCACATAGAGCAcggccgggggggggggggggggggtggggggagagGTGGGTTTTGTGTGGGGGGTGATCATGCATATTTTTCTGCATACTATGATAATCCTTTTtacttaagaaaaaaagaaatattcCCAGTAAAACTCACCTTCAACAAATGGCCACCATCTGCACACATTTGAGATATTCACACACAATCACCATCAGACTGTCCAATTTCTCAGCAAAAACATTGCCATTGAGAATTCTATTAGATTCTTCCAGGTTCTGAAAATGGAATATGTTAACTCAAAACATATTTAAAGTTCAGAGAACAAATTAACATAACGAGTATATCCCCcccacccccaaaaaaaaaaaaaatgtagactAAATTCTGCAAGCTCTTTTATGATAAAGCAGACCTTTATGCTATCTTTCGCAATGTTATCTGTATTTTCCTCCCACTCTTCAAGTTCCATATCAAATATGCCTTTGTTATGGTCTTCCTGTAGAATGTCTTCCCAGCTTATGTTTACCTGCAACACTTGAAGAAGAATTTGTAAGACCCATAACTTATTTCAAGATAATCATTTTAATGTATGTACCCATGAGATCATGACTTACATCTATGTCTGTAAGCAGATCCACCACCTTTGCGAGCAATATGTTTCCAAGGAATTCTCCAATTTCATTGCTCTCCAGTCCCAGCATGCATTCTACAAAAACTACAATCACCTGCAGGGCAGTAATTCACAATATCATAAGCTCTTCTAACAATGATTTACGAAAAAATATTAACCAAACTCATAGCACCTTGGTGGCACCAGTATATGAACAAAATTCAGTGTTGATCCTAAAATACTCAATAATAGGGTATAACTTCAAAGAAAAGTCATGTGTTGAGATAGACAAACATCTTTGGTTAAATGAGGAAACATTACATCTTAATTAAATACACTTAAATGCACCAAATATAGCAGACTAATACTATTTGTACTAATAACTGTCCATGCCACACAGCCAAGCAAACCAGACATTAGAGGAATAAGAAGCACCTAAATGCAAGCAAACTAGGCAGCTCGATAGGAGGTGCCAACCACAAAAATAATAAGCAAATAATCAGCATTTCACACGATGTCGAAGGCATCTATAACCTAGCCACCTTGGTGACCTTTGATACAGCTACATCCAACCAAATTGGGAAATGTCATGTCATGGATTGAGCATTGACTTGTGAATGACATGTTTATGTGCATCTGAAAAATGTATGGACAGATTAGTGCATCTGATTGATTGTATTAACTTATCTCATGTGTACAAAAGAGATCGAACACTCTGTGCATTTAAGTGCTTCCTTTTATAAGTACTTTCTTCGCTTAGGCTATATTCCACAGACATCATATGGTTTCTGATTGATAAGTTTTGTGCAACTTTCATTCCTTAATCATCTTGCAAATACAAACACAGTCATTAATACAAGTTTTAGCAGTGAGAACATTCTTGCTGGAGTGTCAATGCAACTCTAGAAACTTGTTCCATTACCAGGACATTTGCAACCTTTCTGAAGTCTGCACCCTCAGTTAATGTTATTGCAAGTTCACAACTCTCTAACTAGATTTAAGTTTGACCAACTTAATATtacttttaaaactttattttaactCAGACAAAAAAATTGTActaaaaaatctattttattaatccTAAGTATATTAATCAAGGTTTAGTAAGAGCAGAAGTTGAAATTCCAACAGTTTCAAAAATTACATCTTTGGGATCAGTATATCTTGGCATTCTTTTATCAATGACATCCTTCAGTTTCATTGGAGCAAGAGGCACCAAATCAGCAATATGATGCAAAGCCAAATGCAGCTGACTAtgaacttctttctttcttgtgAGCCACCGTGACTGGCTAATCGATTCCCGTAGCCTTCGAGGAGGCAGGAAATTGCTAACAAGCATGTGCAGACAACCATCGAGGAACTTGTCAGGTACAGCAGCCTGATattaacaaaaataaataaataaataaatgaacatTCAATCAGACCAATAGAAAAATAATCTATGTCATCAAGGTGCATACCAAAGTAGTGATTAATTCTAACAGTGCATTTCTAGCATCCAAGCCATAGTTCCAAACGCACATGGACAATATCTGGAAAACATCTTTTATGAATTTACAGGTTCATAACAAGGGGGTGAAACAAACAGGATCTACAGTTGGACAACCCAAGACATACGTTATTCAATAGGGAGCCATGGAATACGGTGTCTATCTTGGAGACAGCTCCTGAAAGTGCCTTCAAAGCTGTCTGGAAATCACCAGGGAAGAAAGTCAGATACCAAAAacaaacaaacttcagatgaaTCTGAAAAGAATTACCAGACATAAATGACCTACCACTAGCAAGGCTTCCTCATCGGGACCCATTCTCTTGCCTGGATCAACAATGCTAAGCAGGTTGGCATACTGATCTCTGTCACTTTCGGCTATCAAATTTGGAGCCTTGAAGGGGAAAAAAATCCACGCACATTTATTAAGTGCCTTACAGATGCAATTCAATGATTATAAAGCTGCTAGCAAGCAGAAGGTAATCTGCTTGCACAAAAAATGATTGATCCATGATATCGATGATGTGGATTCACAACTACATCAATCAGTACTATTAGTAAACAGTATATGCAGATGAATCATTGCTGGCAAAAGACATAAATCAGGCAATCATTCTCCATAACTACATGAATCAGGCGTAGATATGCTGCATCTGCTTGCTATGAGGGTGTTCTCTAATGGGAAAAGAAATTGGAAAACAAAGGATTGCAAGGACTAGAAGCTGTATCTTTAATGTTCATGTGCAATGTAGCTGGAAATTCGTTCCTGAAGGTGAATTATTCACATAGTCGGACATTCAGCATCTTCCTTTGGAAAGGATCAAAactgatattttgattttttttgtttccgTACTCCCTATGAATGATATCTCTTATTCTCCACATAAATCAAAGAAAGTTCTCCACAATAGGCTCAGAAGAGAATCGGTAAGTGCAACAAAGTGCAATACACTATGATTAAAACAATTAAGGCATGACTGATGATCAATTTCATGGCTTTCAAGTTTCTCAAAGCCTCTTACCATCCGAACACCATCGAGGACTTGTATAACAGAGTAAAACGCCTCGGTATCGCTGAGGTAGCCGTCCTCCATCTCATAAATAGCCATGTCGTTGTTACTCATCAATTCCACCCCCATATTCTCTCCCCCGAATTCGCTAGAGTTTCTCCAATCCTTCCTGCTTTTGAGCAGAGGTTTAGCAACAAGAATTCTTCCCAAAAATAACCCACGAAACCCAATAATTATGCCCACAAGAACAAGAAATTCCCAAATttccaaatattagaagaatacaagAAAAACtggactcttttttttttgataaggaaaAACTGAGATTCTTTCAGCTATTTGCAAAGATAAAAAAGAACGTATTAGCGAGCGAATTAAAGCCTATAAGAAGGAAAAATCGGCAAGCAGGGCGAATTACTTGGAAGACTGAGAT
Above is a genomic segment from Elaeis guineensis isolate ETL-2024a chromosome 1, EG11, whole genome shotgun sequence containing:
- the LOC105039442 gene encoding LOW QUALITY PROTEIN: uncharacterized protein (The sequence of the model RefSeq protein was modified relative to this genomic sequence to represent the inferred CDS: inserted 2 bases in 2 codons), encoding MGVELMSNNDMAIYEMEDGYLSDTEAFYSVIQVLDGVRMAPNLIAESDRDQYANLLSIVDPGKRMGPDEEALLVTALKALSGAVSKIDTVFHGSLLNNILSMCVWNYGLDARNALLELITTLAAVPDKFLDGCLHMLVSNFLPPRRLRESISQSRWLTRKKEVHSQLHLALHHIADLVPLAPMKLKDVIDKRMPRYTDPKDVIVVFVECMLGLESNEIGEFLGNILLAKVVDLLTDIDVNISWEDILQEDHNKGIFDMELEEWEENTDNIAKDSIKNLEESNRILNGNVFAEKLDSLMVIVCEYLKXCADGGHLLKVFEMLMEIFRRTVMNAYKSKFAQFVMFYACSLDPEICGLKFAVLLTDIFVSKIESPLSRMSAVSYLASYLSRAKFISSSLVASILKRLVDWCFEYCQLHSIQEKIVKPEAHRVFYSGCQAVMYVLCFRMRSIMDVPHLKSLLLHMPLSSIMCHPLDPLKVCLPSIVQEFLRQAKAARLFNKSVPSLYDXLLESEFSKAFGGIERLDMFFPFDPYLLKESDRFMRPHFEFWSMVKTTYSNYNSEDEYEYEDLDAPDFADKVGSSDGEDDLEYSMNKMSITPKPAFHYHIAAESHAPSRMPARIRPSVSPTW